The Triticum aestivum cultivar Chinese Spring chromosome 5A, IWGSC CS RefSeq v2.1, whole genome shotgun sequence genomic sequence ACATCGACCTCCACCAGCGGCCCCCCCTCGCTCTTTCTCGATCTCTAGCGCCAGCGCGCATAGCGAAACGGCGTCACACTCTCTGTTGATTTGCCTACCACGACGATGTGCTCGGAGCCGTCCTTTTAAGGTGGAACGCAACCGCCGCTGTTATCAACTCCCGATCCCGATCGAAGCTCGCCCAATCCCGACCGAGGTCCACCCGCCCAATCCAGCGACCGGAGGAGAGGAGCAGCCGGTGCGGTCGAGGCCTCGAGGGGATTTAGCGGACGCCAGCCGCGCGTGGGATCCAGCATCGAGGGAGCCGACGCGACGCGCGCGAGGGAACCGGCGGTCCAGGGGAACCAGCCAAGGCGAGGCGCCCCGGCCGGTCGATGCGCTGCGGTTCGTCGCCTGGCTACAGGGCATGCTCCGCCACGCCGCCTTCTGGGAGAGAGAGGCTGCTGccgggcgccggcgctggcgtgcagGACGGAGTCGCCGctccaagtgccagttgttgttcgCGCCGCCGGGAGCGCGTTCGCAGCGGGCCGTGCCAGCCGTCTCTCGCcgatgttgtgcctgagggctttGCTGGTTGGGTCGCTGGTGGAGGACGAGGCCAAGCTTGCTCCGCTCTTTCAGATCCAGGAGTGTAACAGAGTGCTGGGGCGAGATCTCAGCTTTCAGGCGCAAACACCCCAACCCGTGATATGTTTTTACGACGGATCTAAACTCCTCCGGCACGCTGCTGCCAGGTCCAGGAAGGTATGCGAACTTTGAGCAAGCAACGTTGGTTCGTTCTCGGTGGAGGTACAGTGGGTCACTGGATAGTGGATACTGGATACAATAGCAGCAGGTGGATGTGTACGTAATTGTACTTATCCTGTGCTTTCTTGTGATTGTAAACCTAATCACATTCTAGATCGATTGATTCATATTGCCTTTCATAATTAGAATAACTGGTGTTGTTTATGATGGTATGCATTATCTTCCCTCCAGTTTTATTCTAGCTGCTCAACTTGCATATTTTACAACAAGCCCAAAAGACACACACTATTTTATGGATATTTACATTAGCTTTTCATCCTTCAGTGGTGAAAACAGTTTCCCAAATTTTCTTTCCTTGTTCATTCTTATATTAATTTTGTTGTAATGATTTTCATGacaatccacacacacacacacacacacacagatgcaATATTTATTGAGTCTGATTTTTTGGTGGAAACAAACTGGAGGAAGTGATGTACAACTCAGAAAAAGGTAAGTGATGTGAAATTTCTAGGTGCATTGCTATTTACACTACCATGCAATGACATTCAAATACGTATTAAGCATGTCCTTAATAAAGTTTAACATGCCATTTTCTATTAGAGTACTCCGATCCAAGCTGGATATGTAGCTAGCCTCTCCTAATCTTCCTGTAAAAGACACTCTCCTAATCTTCCCATGCTTTCAGTTTCTTCGGTATCGGAGTTCTCATCTATTTTTTGAGATTTCAGCGATCAATGCCGAGCATATGTATTTTTTGTCTACCCCTGGGTTctctaatcccccccccccccccccccgccccccgccccccGCCCCATTATTTCTTTTTTACATTGCATCTGATTAATACCCATGAGATCCCCTTTTCATTTCAAAAATTTGTGGCCTCCTTCCTGTTATGTCACTATTAAGTCTTCGGTTCAACGTGACACATGCAGGGCCACCTTAAGTGCTCAACTGCCACGTCTAGCGGGATATGGAGAGGGACACGAAGATTATATGTGTACCGATGGTTGCGGGTTGATGAAGACGGACCTGCTGGTGCAGTGGTGAGGACTATATAGCCCATGTACTTTACCATGAACAATCCAAGGTTGAATAATGAAATATTGATAGGATCTACCATTTATTACTTTCTCTTTTTAAAATGCGAATATGTTTCTAGACATTGAATAAATCTTGATAGGATCTGCCATTTACGGCTTTCTCTTTTTAAAATGTGATTATGTTTATAGACTTTGAAATAATAAAAACACCAATTTCTCAAGATGAATAAAACTTTTTATGTGGATTTCTGCTTTATTTATCTGCTGTGATCAGTGTTTTCTTCTTGCATGTGGCTTAGTAACACCAACCAATACATTTCTTTACGCATGTGATTTGTTTGTTCCTCTCATTCTATTATTAAACTTATTAATTTGATCTTTTTCGTTATACAGATCACTTCTGACATTGCCGGTTCCAGCACTCCTGGACTCCTCCTTTACCAACGACCCACATGCAAAATAATGTAAGCTGACAGGCTCCAACTTGATAATCTAGATGACATGGTCACTATACTGAGAACTGTCTTCCTTCAAAAGTAGAAAAAAATGTTGCTCAATCTGCTTTTTACAGAACAATGAGTAGCTGGCACTTGCTTCTATTAAATAGACAGTCAATTTGTAGTATGCATCAGTACCACAAAAAGCCTTTTAGGTTGCCTGCCAGTTTAAATGATCTCTATAATGGTAAATAGACAGTCAATTTGTAGTATGCATCAGTACCACAAAAAGCCTTTTAGGTTGCCTGTCAGTTTAAATTATTTCTATAATGGTGATTGGATATTGTGGGCTTTGCCTGTCATTTTAGCATGCTACAGATTTCTGCCTAAGGTGATTATCAGCTTGAATTTGAGCAGAAGGCTAAAGCTGTTCTTGGAACTTACAACGGTGTTGTCTTTCCAAATGAGAAAAGATGACAAAGCTTTGTTTTATTACAATGTTACCTTTTACTATGCCTGGTCAGAAACAAGCGAATCCTCTCGAGTTTGTCGAGTTGTTTGCAGTGATCATCTGCCATTTTCTATTTGTATAATGTTTGAAGTTTGTATGAATGGATTCAATGAAATTATAGGTGTCATACTACTTTGGTCGAGATTATGCTTCcagatattgaaggaaatatgccctagaggcaataataaagttattatttatttctttatatcatgataaatgtttattattcatgctagaattgtattaaccggaaacataatacatgtgtgaatacatattcaaacagagtgtcactagtatgcctctaattgactagctcgttaatcgaagatggttatgtttcctaatcatgaacaacagagttgttatttgattaacatgatccattccattagcttagcacctgatcgtttagtatgttgctattgctttcttcatgacttatacatgttcctatgactatgagattatgcaactcctatttgccggaggaacactttttgtgctatcaaacatcacaacgtagctgggtgattataaaggagctctacaggtgtctccaaaggtacatgttgggttggcgtatttcgagattaggatttgtcactccgattgtcggagaggtatctctgggccctctcggtaatgcacatcacttaagccttgcaagccttgcaactaatgagttagttgcgagatgatgtattacgaaacgagtaaagagacttgccggtaacgagattgaactaggtattgagataccgacaatcgaatctcgagcaagtaacataccgatgacaaagagaacaacgtatgttgttatgcggtctgaccgataaagatcttcgtagaatatgtgggagccgatataagcatccaggttccgttattggttattgaccggagacatgtctcggtcatgtctacattgttctcgaacccgtagggtccgcacgtttaaggtttcgatgacagttatattatgagttttgatgtaccgaagttagttcggagtcccggatgtgatcatgaacatgacgaggagtctcgaaatggtcgagacataaagattgatatattggacggctatattcggacaccagaagtgtttcggatgatttcggagaaaaccgaagagccggagggttaccggaaccccccgggagaagtaatgggccatatgggccttagtggagagagagaggggctgccagggtgggccgcgcgcctcctcccccctggtccgaattggactaggagagggggggggggcggcgcccccctttccttctccctccccacttccttccccgaCACTTTGGTGGAGGACTCCTCCTTGCGCGCCAATAgggcggccggcctcctcccttgctcctttatatacgggggcagggggcacccctagacacacaagttgatccacgtgatcgttttcttagccgtgtgcggtgctccctttcaccataatcctcgataatattgtagtggtgcttaggtgaagtcctgcgacagttgaacatcaagatcgtcaccacgccgtcgtgctgacggaactcttccccgacactttgctggatcggagtccaggaatcgtcatcgagctgaacgtgtgctagaactcggaggtgccgtacgttcggtgcttggatcggtcggatcggaaagacgtacgactacttcctctacgttgtgtcaacacttccgttgccagtctacgagggtatgtagacaacactctctcctctcgttgctatgcatcatcatgatcttgcgtgtgcgtaggaatttttttgaaattactacgttcccaacagtggcaaccgagcctaggttttatgtgttgatgttatatgcacgagtagaacacaagtgagttgtgggtgatataagtcatactgcttaccagcatgtcatactttggttcggcggtattgttgtacgaagcggctcggaccaacattacgcgtacgcttatgcgagaccggttctcccgacgtgctttgcacaaaggtggctagcgggtgtcagtttctccaactttagttgaaccaagtgtggctacgcccggtccttgcgaaggttaaaacgacgccaacttgacaaactatcgttgtggttttgatgcgtaggtaagattggttcttgcttaagcccgtagcagccacgtaaaacttgcaacaacaaagtagaggacatctaacttgtttttgcagggcatgttgtaatgtgatatggtcaagacatgatgctaaattttattgtatgagatgatcatgttttgtaaccgagttatcggcaactggcaggatccatatggttgtcgctttattgtatgcaatgcaattgcgctgtaatgctttactttatcactaagcggtagcgatagtcgtggaagcataagtttggcgagacgacaacgatgctacgatggtgatcaaggtgtcgcaccggtaacgatggtgatcatgacggtgcttcgaagatggagatcacaagcacaaaatgatgatggccatatcatatcacttatattgattgcatgtgatatttatcttttatgcatcttatcttgctttgtttgacggtagcattttaagatgatctctcactaattatcaagaagtgttctccctgagtatgcaccgttgcgaaagttcttcgtgctgagacaccacgtgatgatcgggtgtgataggctctacgttcaaatacaacgggtgcaaaacagttgcacacgcggaatactcaggttatacttgacgagccaagcatatacagatatggcctcggaacacggagaccgaaaggtcgagcgtgaatcatatagtagatatgatcaacatagtgatgttcaccattgaaactactccatctcacgtgatgatcggacatggtttagttgatttggatcacgtgatcacttagaggattagagggatgtctatctaagtgggagttcttaagtaatataattaattgaactttaatttatcataaacttagtcctggtagtattagcatatctatgttgtagatcaatagctcgcgttgttgcttccctttatttttgatatgttcctagagaaaattgtgttgaaagatgttagtagcaatgatgcggattggatccgtgatctgaggtttatcctcattgctgcatagaaaaattatgtccttgatgcaccgctagatgacagacctattgcaggagcagatacagacgttatgaacgtttggctagctcaatatgatgactacttgatagtttagtgcaccatgcttaacggcttagaatcgggacttcaaagacgttttgaacgtcatggaacatatgagatgttccatgagttgaagttaatatttcaagcaaatacccgagttgagagatatgaagtctccaacaagttctatagctaaaagatggaggagaatcgctcaactagtgagcatgtgctcagattgtctgggtactacaatcgcttgaatcaagtgggaattaatcttccagataagatagtgattgacataattctctagtcaccatcaccaaattagtagaactttgtgatgaactataatatgcaagggataatggaaacaattcccaagcttttcatgatgatgaaatcgatgaaggtagagatcaagaaagagcatcaagtgttgatggttgacaagatcactagtttcaagaaaaggccaaaggaaaaaaggggaacttcaagaagaacggcaagcaagtagCTACTCAAGTAAAGAATCCCAaatctgatcctaagcctgagactaagtgtttctactgcaaagggactagtcactggaagcggaactactccaagtatttgacggataagaaggatggcaaagtgaacataagtatatttgatatacatgttattgatgtatgctttactagtgtttatagtaacccctcagtatttgatactagttcagttgctaagattagtaacttgaaacgggagttgcagaataaacagagactagttaaggatgaagtgacgatgtgtgttggaagtggttccaagattgatatgatcatcatcgcacactccctataatttcgggattagtgttgaacctaaataagtgttatttggtgtttgcgttgagcatgaatatgatttgatcatgtttattgtaatacgattattcatttaaataagagaataaattgttgttttgtttacatgaataaaaccttatatggttacacatccaatgaaaatagtttgttggatctcgatcgtagtgatacacataatcataatattgaaaccaaaagatgcaaagttaataatgatagtgcaacttatttgtggcactgccgtttaggtcatattggtgtaaagcgcatgaagaaactccatgctgatgggcttttggaatcacttgattatgaatcagttgatgcttgcgaaccatgcctcatgggcaagatgactaaggctCCGTTCTTTGAaacgatggagcgagcaacagatttgttggaaatcatacatactgatgtatgtggtccgatgaatattgaggctcgcgacagatatcattattttctgatcttcacagatgatttgagcagatatgagtatatttacttgatgaaacataagtctgaaacatttgaaaagttcaaagaatttcaaagtgaagtggaaaatcatcgtaacaagaaaataaagtttctatgatctgatcgtggagaagagtatttgagttacgagtttggttttcagttaaaacaatgtgaaatagtttcactactcacgccacctggaacaccacagcataatggtgtgttcgaacgtcataaccgtactttattggatatagtgcaatctatgatgtttcttacagatttaccaacatcgttttggggttatgcattaaagacagctgcattcacgtttaaaagggcaccatctgagttaccatctaagtccgttgagacgacacaatctgaactgtggtttggcaagaaaccaaagttgtcgtttcttaaagtttggggttgtgatgcttatatgaaaaagtttcatcctgataagctcaaacccaaatcgaagaaatatgtcttcataggatacccaaaggagactgttgggtacaccttctatcacagatccgaaggcaagttattcattgctgagaatggatcctttctagagaagaagtttctctcgaaagaagtgagtgggaggaaagtataacttgatgaggtaactgtacctgctcccttattggaaagtagtacatcacagaaaccggtttctgtgacacctacaccaattagtgaggaagctaatgatgatgatcatgaaacttcagaacaagttactactgaacctcgtagatcaaccagagtaaaatccgcaccagagtggtacggtaatcctgttttggaagtcatgctactagatcatgataaacctacgaagtatgaagaagtgatggtgagcccagattccgcaaaatggcttgaggccatgaaatctgagatgagatccatgtatgagaagaaagtatggactttgattgacttgccgatTGATTAGcgagacggacgctgatagtagtgttactatctacaaagctagaattgtcgcaaaaaggttttcgacaagttcaaggtgttgactacgatgagagtttctcactcgtatctatgcttaagtctgtccgaatcatgttagcaattgccgcattttatgaaatctggcaaatggataaacaaaactgcattccttaatggatttattaaagaagagttgtatatgatgcagccagaaggttttgtcaatccaaaaggtactaacaaaatatgcaagctccagcgatccatctatggactggtgcaaacatctcggagatggaatatacgctttgatgagatgatcaaagtatatagttttatacagacttgtggtgaagtctgtatttacaagaaagtgagtgggagcactacaacatttttgacaagtatatgtgaatgacatattattgatcggaaataatgtagaattattctgcaaagcataaaggagtgtttgaaagaagtttttcaaagaaagacctcggcgaagctgcttacatattaagcatcaagatctatagagatagatcaagacgcctgataagttttctcaatgagtacataccttgacaatattttgaagtagttcaaaatggaatagtcaaagaaaagagttcttggctgtgttacaaggtgtgaaattgagtaagattcaaagcccgaccacggcagaagatagaaagagaatgaaagtcatttcccatgcctcagccataggttctataaagtatgccatgctgtataccagatctattgtataccctacactgtttttggcaagggagtacaatagtgatctaggagtagatcactggacagcggtcaaaattatccttagtggaataaggatatgtttctcgattatggaggtgacaaaaaggatcgtcgtaaagggttacgtcgatgcaagttttgacactgatccagatgactctaagtcttaatctggatacatattgaaagtgggagcaattagctagagtagctccgtgcagagcattgtagacatagaattcgcaaaatacttacggatttgtatgtgacagacccgttgactaaaattatctcacaagcaaaacatgatcacaccttagtactctttgggtgttaatcacataaaagatgtgaactagattaccgactctagtaaatcctttgggtataggtcacatgacaatgtgaactatgggtgttaatcacatggtgatgtgaactattagtgttgaatcacatggcgatgtgaactagattattgactctagtgcaagtgggagactgaaggaaatatgccctagaggcaataataaagttattatttatttccttatatcatgataaatgtttattattcatgctagaattgtattaaccggaaacataatacatgtgtgaatacatagacaaacagagtgtcactagtatgcctctacttgactagctcgttaatcgaagatggttatgtttcctaaccatgaacaaaagagttgttatttgattaacgggatcacatcattagaagaatgatgtgattgacatgacccattccattagtttagcacccgatcgtttagtatgttgctattgctttcttcatgacttatacatgttcctatgactatgagattatgcaactcccgtttgcggaggaacactttgtgtgctaccaaacgtcacaacgtaactgggtgattataaaggagctctacaggtgtctccaaaggtacatgttgggttggcgtatttcgagattaggatttgtcactccgattgtcggagaggtatctctgggccctctcggtaatgcacatcacttaagccttgcaagcattgcaactaatgagttagttgcgagatgatgtattatgaaacgagtaaagagacttaccggtaacgagattgaactaggtattgagataccgacgatcgaatctcgggcaagtaacataccgatgacaaagggaacaacgtatgttgttatgcggtctgaccgataaagatcttcgtagaatatgtgggagccaatatgagcatccaggttccgctattggttattgaccggagacatgtctcggtcatgtctacattgttctcgaacccgtagggtccgcacgcttaaggtttcgatgatagttatattatgagtttatgagttttgatgtaccgaagttagttcggagtcccggatgtgatcatggacatgacgaggagtctcgaaatggtcgagacataaagattgatatattgaacggctatattcagacaccggaagtgttccgggtgatttcggagaaaatcggagagccggagggttaccggaacccccccgggagaagtaatgggccatatgggccttagtggagagagagaggggctgccagggtgggccgcgcgcctcctcccccctggcccgaattggactaggagaggggggcggcgcccccctttccttctccctccccacttcctcccccctcctagtaggagtcctattcctactaggaggatGACTCCTCCTTGGTGTGCCAATagggccggcctgcctcctccccttgctcctttatatacgggggcagggggcacccctagacacacaagttgatccacgtgatcgttttcttagccgtgtgcggtgctccctttcaccataatcctcgataatattgtagtggtgcttaggtgaagtcctgcgacagttgaacatcaagatcgtcaccacgccgtcgtgctgacggaactcttccccgacactttgctggatcggagtccaggaatcgtcatcgagctgaacgtgtgctagaactcggaggtgccgtacgttcggtgcttggatcggtcggatcggaaagacgtacgactactttctctacgttgtgtcaacacttccgttgccggtctacgagggtacgtagacaacactctcccctctcgttgctatgcatcaccataatcttgcgtgtgcgtaggaatttttttaaaattactacgttccccaacagatatttATAGAAATCACTATCATTCTATTGAAAATAGGACGAGCGCGGCAACGTGCGCCATCCATGATCTAGTGAGTAGAAAAACAACGCTATGGGGTAAACATAATGGATGTTGACCTTTTGATCTTGATCTCTCAATTTTTATCTAAAAAAATCTTGCTCTCTTGATTTTTATCTAATTTTTTGGCTCTCTCGACCAGTATGATGTAATCTGTGGAGGTGTCTTCAGGATCGGTGGTGCATCGGAAAAGATGACATGAAGGAGTTGTGCATGGTGAGTTAAAAAGATTTAGATCCGGTCTTTTTACCCACCCCTCTGTGGTTTTCCTCATGCTGCTTCTCATGCAATTTTCAGTTTTACCTTCGACTACATACTACATATGGTTGCAACCAACCTTAACAGCATAACCTCGCTACATCAATCGTTGAGTTCCACTTAAAGAAATGGTAACCATAGA encodes the following:
- the LOC123101252 gene encoding uncharacterized protein — protein: MSSGTQPPLLSTPDPDRSSPNPDRGPPAQSSDRRRGAAGAVEASRGFSGRQPRVGSSIEGADATRAREPAVQGNQPRRGAPAGRCAAVRRLATGHAPPRRLLGERGCCRAPALACRTESPLQVPVVVRAAGSAFAAGRASRLSPMLCLRALLVGSLVEDEAKLAPLFQIQECNRVLGRDLSFQAQTPQPVICFYDGSKLLRHAAARSRKMQYLLSLIFWWKQTGGSDVQLRKRATLSAQLPRLAGYGEGHEDYMCTDGCGLMKTDLLVQ